Below is a genomic region from Xylophilus sp. GW821-FHT01B05.
CTGCCACAGGCGCCAGTCTTCTTTCTTGGCCTGCGGGAAGTATTCCTTCAGCGCCTTGTAGCGGTCATCGTCGGACAGCATCAGTTGGCCAGCGAGGTATTCGACCAGCGGGTACTCGTCCACGCCCACGCGCAGCATCGGGCCGATGTTGTGCGGGCGCACGGTCGAGAACAGATCCAGCAAGGAGCCTTCCTTCAGGAACTTGGTCGAGAAGGTAGCGAAGGGGCCAAACAACAGCACCGTCTTGCCGTCAAGCACGCGGGTGTCCAGGTGCGGCACCGACATCGGCGGCGAGCCGACGGATGCCTTGCCATAGGCCTTGGCCAGGTGGCGGCTGGTGATCTCGGGCTTGTCGGTAACGAGGAAGGAGCCGCCAACCGGGAAGGCCGCGTAGTCCTTGGCCTCCGGGATGCCCGAGGCCTGCAGCAGCTTGAGCGCGCCGCCGCCGGCACCGATGAAGACGAACTTGGCGTCCACCTCTTGCTTGGGGCCGCCCGACTTGAGGTTGACGTAGGAGACACGCCAGGTGCCGTCGGCATTGCGGTCGATGCCGCGCACTTCGCTGGAGAGCTGCAGCGAGAACTGCGGCTGGGTCTGCAGGTGGCTGACGAGCTGGCGGGTGATCTCGCCAAAGTTCACGTCGGTGCCGACCGGCATCCAGGTGGCGGCGAGCTTCTGCTTGGGATCGCGCCCTTCCATCATCAGCGGCACCCATTGGCGGATCTGCGCCGGGTCTTCCGAGTACTGCATGCCACGGAACAAGGGGCTGGCCTGCAGCGCCTCGTAGCGCTTCTTGAGGTAGGCCACGTTCTCGTCACCCCACACAAAGCTCATGTGCGGCGTGGAGTTGATGAAGGAGCGCGGGTTCTTCAGCACGCCGCGCTGGACCTGCGAGGCCCAGAACTGGCGCGAGATCTGGAAGGCCTCGTTGATCTCGATGGCCTTGCCGATGCTGACCTTGCCGTCGCTGGTCTCGGGCGTGTAGTTCAGCTCGGCCAGGCCGGAATGGCCGGTGCCGGCGTTGTTCCAGCCGTTGGAGCTTTCCTGGGCCACGCTGTCGAGGCGCTCGACCATCGTGATCGACCACTGCGGCTCCAGCTCATGCAGCAGCACGCCCAGGGTCGAACTCATGATGCCGCCGCCTACCAGCAGCACATCCACCTTCTTCGTCTGTGCCTGGGCGGACACCGCCGCCACCGACACCATCAAGCCCAGCCATACCAGGCGTACTGTTTTCAACACCATATTTATCCCGTCCGGATGTTCTTTGGCCCCGGATCAAACACCGGGGGCGCGGCGGGATTGTAGAAGCTTGGCTGGATGCCACAGGGTTTACCCTGCTGTCAACCTCGCTGCTGGCCTGGATTCAATCCGGCGCACGCTTGCCAAGGAAGGCCGCCACACCCTCTGCGGCGGCGACCCCGCTGGCCATGCAGGCGGTCAGCAGGTAGCCGCCGGTGGGCGCCTCCCAGTCCAGCATTTCGCCGGCGCAGAACACGCCGGGCAGCGCGGCCAGCATCAGGCGGGCGTCCATCGCCTCGAAGGGCACGCCGCCGGCCGTGCTGATGGCCTCGTCCAGCGGGCGCGCGGCGGTCACGGTGATGGGCAGCGCCTTGATGGCGGCGGCCAGCACTTCGGGCTGGGCCATGGCGTCTTTGTCCAGCAGCTCGTGCAGCAGGCCAGCCTTGATGCCGTCCAGGCCAAGCCGGCTCTTCAAGTGGCTGGAGAGCGAACGCGCGCCGCGCGGGTGGCGCACATCGGCCAGCACGCGCTCGGGCGTGCGGTCGGGCAACAGGTCGAGCTGGAAGGTGGCCGAGCCATGCGCCGCGATCTCGTCGCGCAGCAGGGCCGAGACGGCGTAGACCAGGCTGCCCTCGACACCGCCGGCGGTGGCGACGAACTCGCCGCGCCGCGCAAAGCTGCGCCCATCGCTGCCGGTGAAGGCAATGGCCACTGACTTGAAAGGCTGGCCGGCAAAACGCTCGGCGAAATGCGGCGTCCAGCCGGTGGTGGGCGCCGGGCCGCGACCGACCAGTTCCTTCAGGAAATCACGCCGGCTCTCGGCTGCCTCGCCCGCGCTGCGGCCGGCCACATCAAAGCCGCAATTGGCCGGCTGCAAAGGCAGGATCGGCACGCCGCGCGACTCCAGCAGCGGCACCCAGGCGCCGTCGGAACCCAGCCGCGCCCAACTGCCGCCGCCCAGCGCCAGCACGGTGGCGGCCGGCTGCGCCGTGGCTTCGCCGGTGGGCGTGTCGAAGACCAGGGTGCCCTCGCCCTGCCAGCCGCGCCAGCGGTGGCGCATGTGGAACTGCACGCCAGCGCTGCGCAGCCGGTGCAGCCAGGCGCGCAGCAAGGGCGCCGCCTTCATGTCGGTCGGGAACACGCGGCCAGAGGTGCCGATGAAGGTGCTGATGCCCAGGCCTTCAGCCCAGGCGCGTACGGCGTCAGAGCCAAAGCGCGCCAGCCAGGGCGCAACGGCGGCCTGTTGCGCGCCGTAGCGCTCGGCAAACAGCGCGGCCGGCTCGGAATGCGTGAGGTTGAGGCCACCACGGCCGGCCAGCAGGAACTTGCGGCCCACCGAGGGCATGGCGTCGTAGACATGCACGGCCAGGCCGGCGGCGGACAGCTGCTCAGCGGCCATCAGGCCGGCCGGGCCGGCGCCGATGACGGCGACAAAAGAAGAAAGGGAATCAGGCATGCAGCTCAATCGGAAAAAAGATCGCCTTGTGGAGACAAAGGCGGGGCTGGAGTGTCGCGCATAGGCGCAGGCCGCTCTTGCGCGGCCGGCTCTGGCGCATCCAGCGGCAGCAGTGCGCCCTGGCCTGACAAGAAAGCGGCACGCACCGGCTCGCCCGGGAAGGCGGCTTGCACCGCCGCGCGATAGGCACGCAGCTGGGCCAGCAAGGCGGGTTGGCGTTCAGGCGCGGCGGCGGATTTGTAGTCCAGCACCCACCATTCGCCGGTATCGCGGCGGCGCACCAGGCGGTCTATGCGCAGCGGCTGGCCGGCGTGGGTGATGGGGACTTCGCTGCCCTGCCAATCCAGCAGCGCGTCGTCCCAGGCCCAGCGGCCTTCGCCATTGCGCACCTGCAGCGCCAGCATGGCGGCCCGCGCGGCCTGCGTGGCGTCCAGGCCCCATTCGCGCGCGGCGGCGCTGCGCTGGGCTTCGGTGAAGCCGGTGCTGCCGGCGCTGGACCATTCCAGCAAACGGTGCATGGCCTGGCCCACGGCGGATTCGGTGCTGCTGGCTTCGGGCTGCGGTGCCTCTTCAATTTCTATAGCAATGAGCCCTAGTCCAGCCTTGTTTTCAGGCAGAAATGGCATAGAAAACTCGGTTTCTGCCAGTTGCTGCGGGGCGGTGATTGCAGGGCCGTCAAAGGCATCTTCCGGTGTTGCCAGGCCTTCCAAACGGCGCCACCAACTGCTGGGGTTCACGCGATGCGGCTCGACGCTGGACAGCACCAGCCGGCGCCGCGCGCGGGTGGTGGCCACATAGAGGCCATTCAGCTCTTCGCGCCGGCGCTCGGCCTGCTCGGCGGCTATTGCTGCGGCGGCGCCGGGCGGCGGCCGGCTTTCGCTGGCAAAGAACAGCAGCGACTGCGGCACCGGCGCCTCGCCCGGCCAATCGACCAGCACGCCCATGGTTTCGCCGCGCGCCGGGGCGGCATCGGTATCCAGCAGCAGCACCAGTTCGGCCTCCAGGCCCTTGGCGCCGTGCACCGTCAGCAGCCGCACCGCGTCGGCGTCAGCCCGCACCGGCGCCTTGACGCCGCCGGCCTTGAGCTTGCGCACAAAGCCGTAGGCGGTGACGAAGCGGCCGGCATCTATCTGCAGCGCCGCGCCCGGCACGGCGCGCAGCCGCGCCAGCACGGTGCTGCGCAACGCGGCCGGTGCGGCAGCGGCAAAGCGCGCCAAAAAATCACCGTCGTGGTAGATGGCGTCGATGGCGTCGTGCGGCGGCAGGCGGTCCAGCCAGTTGCGCCAGCGCAGCAAGGTCTGGCCGGTGGTGGTGAACTTTTCTTTCAGCTCGGCCGGCAGTGCGTCGTCTGGCTCGCGCAGCACGCCCCACCAGGCCTGGTCTGCGGCGCCGGCTGCGCGCAGGCGTTGACGGGCCAGCGCCATCTGCACCAGGTCGTCGTCGCTGAAGCCAAAGATGGGCGACTTCAGCGCGCGCGCCAAAGACAGGTCGTGGCCGTTGGAGACCAGCGCATCCAGCAGCGCGACCACGTCCTGTACCTCGGGGGCATCGCGCAGGTCGGTCTTCTCGGGTTGCTGCGCGGGCACATGCACCTGGCGCAGCGCGTCCTGCATGGCCGACAGCGCCACGCGGCGGCGCGCCAGCACCATCACGTCGCGCGGGTGCAGGCCGCGCTCGGCCATCTGCGCCACCAGCCAGGCGGCGGCCTGGCGGCATTCGCGGTGGCGCAGCGTGTCTTCAGGCAGCACGCGCGGCTCGGTCAGGCTGTCGCGCCAGGCCGGGGCGGCGGCCTGCTGCTCGGCCTTGTCTTCACGCAGCACGGCCGGCAGGCGCAGCACCATGCCGGCCGCATCAGATTCGGTGGTGTGCGGGCGAAAGCCTTCGTACTCGCCCGCCTCTTGCGCCGCGCCCATGACCGCGTTGACGGCATCAATCACGGCCGGCGCGTTGCGCCGCGTGTGGTCGCAGGCCAGCCGGTCGCCGCCCAGCCCTTCGACCACAAAGCGCTGCGCGGCACGGAACACCTGCGGCTCGGCGCGGCGAAAGCGGTAGATGCTTTGCTTGGGGTCGCCCACCAAAAACACGCTGGGCGCATCGCCCGCGCCGGCGCCGACATAACCCGACAGCCAGGCCTGCAGCGCCTGCCATTGCAGCGGGTTGGTGTCCTGGAACTCATCGACCAGCAGGTGCCGCACACGGGCATCGAGCCGCTGCTGCACCCAGCCGGCCAGCACCGGATCAGACAGCATGGCCTGGGCCGCGCGTTCGACGTCATTCATGTCGACCCAGCCGCGCTCGCGCTTCAGCGCCGCGTACTCGGCCACCAGCACCCGCACCAGCCGCGCCATGCGCTGGTGGTGCAGCCAGGCGGCGTGCTGGGCCTGGGCCTCGGCACAGCGCCGGACCAGTTCCTGCGCGGCGCGGATGTCGTCTATGCCTTCGAGCTTGTCGCCAAACTTGCGCGGCTCGCCGGCCTGGGTCAGCAGCGCGGCCAGCACGCCGGCGGCATCGCTTGCAGTGACGGCCTGCTCCAGTTCCACGCCCTTGGCGGCAAAGGTCTTGGCACTGGCGCGGCCGAGCGCGCGCGAGGCGGCATAGAGCGCATCGCGCTGGGCCAGCAGCCAGTCAGCGGGGGAATCGCCCGCGCCGGCCATGTCGGGCCAGAGCGCATCCCAGCGTTCCATGGCGCCGTCCACCGATCCGGCAGCATCGGCCAGGGTGAATTCCACGCGCCGCTGCAGCGCGGACTCCAGCGCCTTGTGCGTCTGCGAGCGCCCATGCACCGCTACCAGCGCGTCGAAATCCGCATGCAGCGCGGCGTCGTCCAGCACCGCCGCATAAAAGCGCCGCCAGACGCGCGCGACCGCATCGCTGTCGTCTTCCAGCAGGTCGTAGCTGGTGGGCAGGCCCAACTGCTCCAGCACCGCCAGCGGCGCGGTGCGCAGCAGCGCGGCAAACCAGCTGTGGAAGGTGCGCACCTGCACCGGGCGGCCAGCAGCAAACACGTCTTGCTGCAATTTTGATAGCTTATAGCCCAGTCTGGACCTGGGCTCAAGGCCAATTTCCTTATGAATATCGGATTCCGGCACGCCACGCGCTCGCAGCTCGGCCAGCAGCCGTTCGGGCGGCATCGCGGCGAAATCGGCCAGCCATTCCTGCAGCCGCTCGCGCATCTCGCCCGCCGCCTTCTTGGTGAAGGTGATGGCCAGGATCTCATGCGGCGCGCAGCCATCCAGCAAGGCCCGCACGATGCGCGACACCAGCATCCAGGTCTTGCCCGCACCAGCGCAGGCCTCGACCGCCACGCTGCGGCGCGGGTCGCAGGCGATGGCGTAGAAGCGGTCGCGGGGGACGCGGTGGCCGTTGTGTTCGTAGGCCAGGTTGGTGGGGTCTGTCACGGCTTGGCACCTTGTGCTGCCTTGCTGGCGGCGGGTGCCGGGATATGCGCCCGGCGGCGCAGTAACTTTCTCTTGTCTCGCCAAGAGGAAGTCACCAAAGAGAAGGCGACCCCACTGTGGCGGTCCGGCTTTGCCGGACTGCTCTGCGGTGCTCGGTGTGGGCAGGCGGCTGCGGAACTCGCCTTCGGCTCAGACAGTCCTCGCCGTCCCTCCGCTTCGCTGCGGGCAACCTGCCCCCACCTCCGCTCCTCGACGCCACAGAGGGGACCCGGGACTGCCAGTCGGGCCATCGCTGCGCTCGGCACCTTGCGCCCCCACCCCTGCCCTCCCCCAGAGGGGGAGGGAGTTAGGAAGTTGGGCCATTCGGTATTGCTCCCTCCCCCACTAGGGGAGGGTTGGGGTGGGGGCCGGCTGTTCAGCTGCCCCCCGCCGTTGGCAGCGCAGGGAAGTCCGAAGGGCCCCTGGCTCCGGCTCGCCTTCTCTTTGCCTACTTTCTCTTGGGCGTTCGCCAAGAGAAAGTAGGTCGGCCGCCGGGCCGAGACCCGGCACCCGCCGTCAGCAAGACAAGCACAGCTCAAATCAAAAAAACCCCTCACGCGACACTCCAAAAATCCTTACGACACAAGCCCCGAGCCGAGCAGTATTCGCAAACAACCCCCTCCCCCAACGCCGGCATCCCCGCCCCCTCCGCAATCCGCGAAAGGTCCTCCAGAATGCCCTCGACCAGCAGGTCGCGCGCCGCCACCACGTCGTCTTGTTCGACAAAGGTGGTCGGCCCCTTCTCCCCCACGTTGAGGTAGGCCGCGCGCAACGCATCGTCTTCCAGCAGAGCTGCGTAAAAGGCAAGCTGCGTGTCTTCACCAGGGCGCTTGAGGCGCTCGCGCGTGGTCTGCAGGCCTTCGGTCTTGTAGTCCAACACCAGTGAGGTGGTGGCCTCGCCGTGGCCGGTGTGGTCCAGGCGATCGATCTGACCGACCAGCATCACCCGCCCCAGCGGCTGCTCGCGCCAAGCCTCGGCCCAGGCAAAGCGCGCGCCGCCGGCCTCGTGTTCGGCCAGCCAGGCCAGATAGCCGTCGCGCGCCTGCGGCCAAGTGGCGGCGAAGGGCAGGAACTCTTCGGGCGCCAGGCGGCGTGCGCGGGTAGCGGCTTCTGCGGCGGCGTCGAGCATGGAGGTGCGTTCTTCGGCGACGTCCGTTGGCGTTTCAGCCAGCGCCTCATGGAAGAGTTTGAGCGTCTCATGCAGCCACAAACCAAAGTCGCGTTTATCGACCTCGGCATCCAGCTCATCGGCCTCTTTCAGGCCCAGCTGCCGCAGCGAGAAGAAGCGGTACGGGCACTTGCGCAGGTCTTCATAGGCGCTGGCCGAGAGCTGCGCCACCGGCAGTGCGTCGCCCTGCGGCAACGGCGGCGCGGTGGGCGTGCACAGCACATGGCGCAGCGCGCGTGGGTCGTCGGCAGCCAGCGTGGCGCCGGGCTCGGCCTGCAGCGCCTGCACCAGCGGGCTGGGCAACAGCGGCTCGCCGCCTTCGTCGCCGCTGCGCCAGAGGATGTCGACCTGCGGCGCGCGCAGTACCTCTTGCCAGGCAGCGGCAGTGGCGGCCTGCTGCGCCTCGCGGGTAGTCAGACCCAAGGCCGTGCGCTGCGTGGCAGACCAATTGCCAGGCGGCTCGGGCGCGGCCGGCAGGCGCAGTTCGTCGCAGCCGGGCATGACCACCGCGCCAAAGGGCCGCGCCAGCAATTGCGCCATGGGCAGCACGACGACCTCGGCCTCGGTCGTCTGCCAGCGCGCCTCGGGCAGGAAGCTGGCGGCCTCCAGCGCCTGCCGCGCCCAACTGGTGAAGGCCGCCAGGCCAATGCGCCGCTCGGCCCAGGGCGATGCCTCCAGCGATTGCGCAAAGGCCGCCTGCGCGGCTTCGTCCAGCCGCAGCACGGTGATGAGCTTTTGCCCGGCCAAGTCGGCCTCCAGCCCGGTCCACTGGCCGCCGGCCTGCAGCAGTGCGCGCAGCGCGGCCAACCATTGCGCCAGCGGGCGCGCGCGCTGCATGGCCTCGCGCAGCGGGGTGATGTCGTCGGCGATGGCGCGCAACAGCGCTGCGGCTGGCGCATCGCCGGGCGGCGCCTGCCAACCGATCCAGTCGCGCACGCCTTCGCGGCGCAGCGCGGATTCCAGCGCGCGCAGCCGGCCGCCCTGGAAGCTGGGCGCCTGCTTGAGCCAGTCCAGTACCTCATCGGCCGTGGCGTGGCGCGCGCAGGCGCGCAAGCTTGCAGCCACCTGGGCCGCGGCGCGGGTGGTGGAAAGCTTCCAGCCGCTCTCGTCGCGCAGCGCCAAGCCCTGGGCGCGCAGCATGGCGCCGATGCGGCGGGTCAAAGCGCGGTCTTGCGCCACCAGCGCCACCGGCACCGCGCCTTCGCGCACCCGGGCCAGTACGCAGGCAGCGGCGCGCTCGGCCTCGTCTTCAGCATCCGGGGCGGCATGCAGGCGCAGCGGAGCCGCGCGTTGTGGCAGCAAGGCCAGCGGGATGCGCACCACGGGATCGCCGGATTGCTGCCAGCGCGTGCACAGCGCCTCCACCAGCGGCTCAGGCTGCAAGCCATCCAGCACCACCAGGCAACGCACACCACCGGCGCGCGCCTGCGGGCCAAACAACACGTCGGTCGCGCAGGAAGACGCCAGCGCCCAGGCCAGTGCGACATGCGCAGTGGCGGCCTCCAGTTGCAGCACCGCGGCGTCGGTGCCCAGGCCCACATCGGCGGCGGCCGTCTCGCCCCAGGCGGCGCGCGCCTCGGGCGGCACGGCGGCCATGGCGCGCAGCAACTGGGCGCCGGCTTCCATCAAGGCCTCGGCCAGGGTGTCTCCGTAGGGACGCAGAGTGGGCACCTGCTCCAGCAGCGCGCGCGCCTGCAGCACGTCGCGCGCGGCATCGCCGGTGATGCCGCCGGGCTCGGGCGCCTCGCCACCATCCAGGGCACGCGCCCAATTGGTGGTGGTCTCAAATCGCGGAGCAAAGCCCTCGGGCCGCGCCAGGGCCCAGTAATGGCGGGCTACCGGCATCAATTGGGCATAGGGCAGCAGCACCACGGCGT
It encodes:
- the mqo gene encoding malate dehydrogenase (quinone) gives rise to the protein MVLKTVRLVWLGLMVSVAAVSAQAQTKKVDVLLVGGGIMSSTLGVLLHELEPQWSITMVERLDSVAQESSNGWNNAGTGHSGLAELNYTPETSDGKVSIGKAIEINEAFQISRQFWASQVQRGVLKNPRSFINSTPHMSFVWGDENVAYLKKRYEALQASPLFRGMQYSEDPAQIRQWVPLMMEGRDPKQKLAATWMPVGTDVNFGEITRQLVSHLQTQPQFSLQLSSEVRGIDRNADGTWRVSYVNLKSGGPKQEVDAKFVFIGAGGGALKLLQASGIPEAKDYAAFPVGGSFLVTDKPEITSRHLAKAYGKASVGSPPMSVPHLDTRVLDGKTVLLFGPFATFSTKFLKEGSLLDLFSTVRPHNIGPMLRVGVDEYPLVEYLAGQLMLSDDDRYKALKEYFPQAKKEDWRLWQAGQRVQIIKRDADKGGVLKLGTEIVSSQDRSIAGLLGASPGASTAAPIMFDLLQTVFKDKVATPAWQARLREIVPSYGTKLNDDPAKVYEEWRATSEVLQLAPPPRIDLGPTPAAAAGAADTKPRPAKASEGVTL
- a CDS encoding TIGR03862 family flavoprotein, producing MPDSLSSFVAVIGAGPAGLMAAEQLSAAGLAVHVYDAMPSVGRKFLLAGRGGLNLTHSEPAALFAERYGAQQAAVAPWLARFGSDAVRAWAEGLGISTFIGTSGRVFPTDMKAAPLLRAWLHRLRSAGVQFHMRHRWRGWQGEGTLVFDTPTGEATAQPAATVLALGGGSWARLGSDGAWVPLLESRGVPILPLQPANCGFDVAGRSAGEAAESRRDFLKELVGRGPAPTTGWTPHFAERFAGQPFKSVAIAFTGSDGRSFARRGEFVATAGGVEGSLVYAVSALLRDEIAAHGSATFQLDLLPDRTPERVLADVRHPRGARSLSSHLKSRLGLDGIKAGLLHELLDKDAMAQPEVLAAAIKALPITVTAARPLDEAISTAGGVPFEAMDARLMLAALPGVFCAGEMLDWEAPTGGYLLTACMASGVAAAEGVAAFLGKRAPD
- a CDS encoding UvrD-helicase domain-containing protein, coding for MTDPTNLAYEHNGHRVPRDRFYAIACDPRRSVAVEACAGAGKTWMLVSRIVRALLDGCAPHEILAITFTKKAAGEMRERLQEWLADFAAMPPERLLAELRARGVPESDIHKEIGLEPRSRLGYKLSKLQQDVFAAGRPVQVRTFHSWFAALLRTAPLAVLEQLGLPTSYDLLEDDSDAVARVWRRFYAAVLDDAALHADFDALVAVHGRSQTHKALESALQRRVEFTLADAAGSVDGAMERWDALWPDMAGAGDSPADWLLAQRDALYAASRALGRASAKTFAAKGVELEQAVTASDAAGVLAALLTQAGEPRKFGDKLEGIDDIRAAQELVRRCAEAQAQHAAWLHHQRMARLVRVLVAEYAALKRERGWVDMNDVERAAQAMLSDPVLAGWVQQRLDARVRHLLVDEFQDTNPLQWQALQAWLSGYVGAGAGDAPSVFLVGDPKQSIYRFRRAEPQVFRAAQRFVVEGLGGDRLACDHTRRNAPAVIDAVNAVMGAAQEAGEYEGFRPHTTESDAAGMVLRLPAVLREDKAEQQAAAPAWRDSLTEPRVLPEDTLRHRECRQAAAWLVAQMAERGLHPRDVMVLARRRVALSAMQDALRQVHVPAQQPEKTDLRDAPEVQDVVALLDALVSNGHDLSLARALKSPIFGFSDDDLVQMALARQRLRAAGAADQAWWGVLREPDDALPAELKEKFTTTGQTLLRWRNWLDRLPPHDAIDAIYHDGDFLARFAAAAPAALRSTVLARLRAVPGAALQIDAGRFVTAYGFVRKLKAGGVKAPVRADADAVRLLTVHGAKGLEAELVLLLDTDAAPARGETMGVLVDWPGEAPVPQSLLFFASESRPPPGAAAAIAAEQAERRREELNGLYVATTRARRRLVLSSVEPHRVNPSSWWRRLEGLATPEDAFDGPAITAPQQLAETEFSMPFLPENKAGLGLIAIEIEEAPQPEASSTESAVGQAMHRLLEWSSAGSTGFTEAQRSAAAREWGLDATQAARAAMLALQVRNGEGRWAWDDALLDWQGSEVPITHAGQPLRIDRLVRRRDTGEWWVLDYKSAAAPERQPALLAQLRAYRAAVQAAFPGEPVRAAFLSGQGALLPLDAPEPAAQERPAPMRDTPAPPLSPQGDLFSD
- a CDS encoding PD-(D/E)XK nuclease family protein; the protein is MADIEKTHADEAGKGPATCPADALWLAPGSGVVARIAEALAAHAVHPAHAVVLLPYAQLMPVARHYWALARPEGFAPRFETTTNWARALDGGEAPEPGGITGDAARDVLQARALLEQVPTLRPYGDTLAEALMEAGAQLLRAMAAVPPEARAAWGETAAADVGLGTDAAVLQLEAATAHVALAWALASSCATDVLFGPQARAGGVRCLVVLDGLQPEPLVEALCTRWQQSGDPVVRIPLALLPQRAAPLRLHAAPDAEDEAERAAACVLARVREGAVPVALVAQDRALTRRIGAMLRAQGLALRDESGWKLSTTRAAAQVAASLRACARHATADEVLDWLKQAPSFQGGRLRALESALRREGVRDWIGWQAPPGDAPAAALLRAIADDITPLREAMQRARPLAQWLAALRALLQAGGQWTGLEADLAGQKLITVLRLDEAAQAAFAQSLEASPWAERRIGLAAFTSWARQALEAASFLPEARWQTTEAEVVVLPMAQLLARPFGAVVMPGCDELRLPAAPEPPGNWSATQRTALGLTTREAQQAATAAAWQEVLRAPQVDILWRSGDEGGEPLLPSPLVQALQAEPGATLAADDPRALRHVLCTPTAPPLPQGDALPVAQLSASAYEDLRKCPYRFFSLRQLGLKEADELDAEVDKRDFGLWLHETLKLFHEALAETPTDVAEERTSMLDAAAEAATRARRLAPEEFLPFAATWPQARDGYLAWLAEHEAGGARFAWAEAWREQPLGRVMLVGQIDRLDHTGHGEATTSLVLDYKTEGLQTTRERLKRPGEDTQLAFYAALLEDDALRAAYLNVGEKGPTTFVEQDDVVAARDLLVEGILEDLSRIAEGAGMPALGEGVVCEYCSARGLCRKDFWSVA